CAATAACGTCTGCCCTGCATACCGAGCCATACCCACATAAGGCCACAATAATAAAAAAAATAGTTGAGATTATTTTAACTCTATAGGACACAGCCCTTCCTTTTTCAAACGACAGATTTCTGTTTGATGAATAAATTATCCGGCATATGGTTTTCCAGCGTCATTAAAATCCCCCGGTCTACAAATCCCCACAAAATCCAGAAATACCCCCCCAATACAAAATAGGACCACCGGTCACCAAATACGTTTGCAATCATGCAGGCAATAATGGTGCCCATGAAACCAAATCCGAGCCCCTGGTGAAACGTAGTTGTTCCTGTCCTGTACAAACGCCAGCCGCTGCGCATAGCCATCATAAGAATGATCAATAATAAAATAAGCCCGATAACACCTTGCTCAGACAGTGTCTTCATATAAAAATTATGCGTGTCCGTGAGTTCTCCTTCAGGCACCGTAAACCCGAAACCACCGAATCCGATTCCGAAGACCGGATTCTGCTCAAACAAACCATATGCATGTTCCCATAAATTAAACCGGTGAGATGCAGAACCTTCAAGCTCTCCGGACGCAGTCTCCGTCATCATGATTCGATCCGCTACAGAAGAAGGCAAGACCGTGGTCCATGCCAGCAGAATAACAGCAACACCAATCAACAGAGTCCTTTTTTTGAAGATTCCGAAAAATGTAACCGTGCCCAAGGCTGCTGCATATGCCCCTCTTGAGTAAGAAAAGAAAAGCGGATGAAGGCCAAATAATGCCGTAACAAGAAACAACACGTTCCTCCACCTGTCCTTGTCAAAGAGAATAATACCGACAAGAACAGCACAATATTCGGCAATAAAGGCTCCGAGATGATTCGGACCTAAACCGACCGTTTCAAAGGGGCCACCAACCCTTTTATCGAACTGAAAGGATACACCGCCTGTAAAATTACGGTAGCTTCTGACAGAAATCAATAAAATAACGAGGGACATTAATAAGATAGCGGTTTTCTGATGCTTTTCATCTTTAATGACGTTCAAAGCCAGAATATACAAAAAGATCATCTGCGCATAATTTTTCCAATCAATAAATAATATATTCTCCATGCTTAAAGGTGCTGGGAGTGAAAATCGAAGGCTGCTGTTCCACACGGAGATGTAACTGATTAAAATAAAAAGGATTATGACCAAGGAGGCGCGCGTCCCTGCGAAACCCTTCTTTTGAATAATAATCCCAAGGAAAATTGCCAAAAACAATAAATCCATAAAATCTTTTCCCAGAGGATAGTCGAACAATTTGTACCAGATGTTGGGTTGAGGAATAAGTAAAATCATCAGGAAAAATCCCCACTCAACCCTTTTGAAAACAGTGGCAATCATAATAAGGATTCCACCAATATAAACAAAGAGCGGAAGTGCAAGCCTGAGAAAATATTTGAATGCAGTCAGCATCGGTAAATGAAGGTCAGAAAACTGATTATTTTAGCGGAAGCATGCTCAATACTTTTAGACGGATATCTTTTTCTATAAAGAACACACCGAATGAAATAATTAATAAACCTGCCGCAACTTTAACAAAAAGATTAATCCATACTTCGTCTATGACGATCTGCCGAACGACAAGAAACATCACTGCAGACAGCGCCAGATGATACGCAATCGGCTTTAAATTTACCCTAATAGTCAGATGGTTATGAGAAAACATATACGTCAGTGCAGAGGATAACATGCAAGCTGCCAGCGTAGCCACGGCGGATCCCATAATCCCATAGACCGGCAAGAGGAATAAATTCAGGATGATATTCACTATGACCGCAGTTAACATGATTGCCAGAATAACCCTGGTTTTTTTGCCAAGGTACAGCCCGGCATTCAGTATGTTATTCATCCCCAGAAAAAATGACCCGAACAATATTATGGGAGAGAACTGAGCTGCCTCGAGATACCTTTTCGAAGCAAGGGTAACCAGAAGGTCCCGCGAGACTAACGTATAACCAATACAAATGGGTATAATCGCAACCAGCAGGTAATGCATACACTTGCTCAGGAACTCTTCTGTCCTCTCTCTTCCTTCTTTTTGGTAAAGGGCCACATAGATGGGTACCACAGCATAAGACAGGGAAAACATCATCATGTCGCTTATATATGAGGCAACGTTATATCCCACAGAATATATACCAAGATCATCAACGCCCTGATAGGCGGCTATCAGGTATCGGTCTGCATAGGACAAAAGGAGATAGGATAATTCCGTAATAAGCAGAGGCAACCCAAATTTAACCAGACTCATGGCAAGACTTCCGGATACCTTGCTCAGAACTATTTTATAATGCGTAAAAAACCAATAGAACAAGATAATGGATACAAACAATTCGGATAACACCAGCCCGATAAAGTATCCATAGAATGCTCCAATGATGTAAAGGAGCAACAGCAGGGAACAGACGACAGCCGTTATTTTCCCAAGCAGATTGATAAAATTGAAAAAGATCGTCCTCCCTGTGACCCGCAGGATATTAAGAATAATAACATTCAATGGACGCAATAAGAAATAACCTGACATTATCATGAAACAGACAACATACTTAATGTCCACATTTAAAAACTTGCGAACTGTCAGGAAAATAACAATGTACAAGAAAACAGTTGATAATGAGAATACAAGGCCTCTTATAACTACGGTTGATGAAAATATATCCCGTTCTTCAGGTGTACTATCATATTCTTTATAAAATCTGACAATTCCATCGGATAATCCGGCCTTGGCAATGGCAACGACTACAAACATGGTTGTTGTCACAAGGCCCAGCATCCCGTACTCTTCCCGGGAGAGAATTCTGGTCAGTATAGGAAAGCTTGCAAGTCCGACCAATAATGACAAAGCCTGCCCGGTAAGGAAATGGCTGTAGTGGAAGAAAAATGTTTTTACTGATGACATAATCTACTTCACATTAAACTTCTTTGTCCCTGTGAGTTAAATACCATTTGTGTCCATCAAAAAGAGAAGACGCCTCTACGGTGTTCTCATTCTGCTTTATCATCAGCTTTTTATTGTTGGAACGTTTTATAAAACCAAATAGGGATAACTGAAATCCTGATAAATTATTTCTGTCCATTTTCAGTGTAATCGAAGAAAGTTTCTCATCTTGTTTTGCAACTCTCAGGAAATGATACAAAAGACAGGTCCCGTAATCTTTCCCATGGAGACTCGCAATATCCTCAATAAATAATTTATCTTTGTCAGTATAAAATACAATATAACCGCATAGTTTATGATGTCTTAATAATGTAAATATCCGGTATTTTAAAAGAGGATGCTCTGAATATCTCCACCTGAGATATTCGCTGTTTCTCAGCCCGATGATGATATCTGCCTTATTGATGTTGTTCCAAAGCTCATCAAACCTCTCGTCAAAATCAGAAACGAATTCTCCGCTGTATTCTGAAGATGGCCTGAGATAGGTCTCAAGGTATATTAACTTAAGGGCATGGTTGAGCGGGTGGGAAATTACTTTTAAAAGAACGGGCGATTTTAAAAGACGTTTAAACTGATGTTCAAGGTCAAGTATTTTGACATATCGCTCCAGCCTTGACACCGTTTGCCATTTCGCCTTTTGTAATGGTCTTGCGGCATCTTCATTAGGTAAAACGATACATGCGTCAAAATCATTCATCTCCCCCAATCCCGATAAATAATGAAACATCTTCCGGGCTATACCCTGACCACGACATTCTCTTGAAACGGAAATATCGCCAAGCACCCCAATGGGGCACAACCGATTATTTATCATATAATAATCGGGAACTACTGAAAGAGAACCTACTTTTCGTCCCTGAGCTGTCTCTGCCCAAACGATAATCGGCTTTAACTGCTTACATGGCCTGTTTAGGTATCGCCAGTCAAAATAGGTCTCGGATTGTATTATCTCCCGGTTTGCATTCCTGAATGCGATAAAATCATATTTACTTTTTTCATAAGATGTACTTAAAAATGTGATGTCAGCCATCTGCAAGTCTCTGATAGAGTTTCTGATAAGAGTAAAGCATAACATCCAAACTCATTTCATTTCTGATTTTCTCACGTGCCTTTGTTCCTAATTTTTCCATAGTCATTTCATCATTCAACAATTTTAATATATGCCGGGCCAGCGTCTGATAGTCATCAAGAGCAAAGGTATACCCATGAATGTCATGAATGATCAGATCCGGATTTCCTCCACTTTTAGAAACAACACATGGAATTCCGGCGGCCATATATTCCATTATGGCATTGGAAAGTCCCTCGGCTTCGGAACAATTGACTCCGATTTCCATAATAGAAAGATAGGGAATTATCTCCTTTTGTTGACCGACAAAACGGAGATATGGAAGAATCTGCAATGAAGCAGCAAGGTTCCTTGTATTCTCTTGCGATGGTCCGGAGCCAACAAGAATAAAGATTACATCATTTCGATGTTTTAATACCTCGTTTGCCGCCTTAACAAAAGTCTCATGGTGTTTCATAGGTCTAAAGTTGGCTACAATTCCAACAACTTTATGATTCTCCGGAATATTCAATTGTGATTTCAAATGATTGTCCCTTTTGATACCTTTAAACAGATCTGCGTCTATGCCATTATAAATAACCTCTACTCGCTCATCCGGGATACCCTCTCTCTCAAGTGTTA
The sequence above is drawn from the Nitrospirota bacterium genome and encodes:
- a CDS encoding O-antigen ligase family protein, whose product is MLTAFKYFLRLALPLFVYIGGILIMIATVFKRVEWGFFLMILLIPQPNIWYKLFDYPLGKDFMDLLFLAIFLGIIIQKKGFAGTRASLVIILFILISYISVWNSSLRFSLPAPLSMENILFIDWKNYAQMIFLYILALNVIKDEKHQKTAILLMSLVILLISVRSYRNFTGGVSFQFDKRVGGPFETVGLGPNHLGAFIAEYCAVLVGIILFDKDRWRNVLFLVTALFGLHPLFFSYSRGAYAAALGTVTFFGIFKKRTLLIGVAVILLAWTTVLPSSVADRIMMTETASGELEGSASHRFNLWEHAYGLFEQNPVFGIGFGGFGFTVPEGELTDTHNFYMKTLSEQGVIGLILLLIILMMAMRSGWRLYRTGTTTFHQGLGFGFMGTIIACMIANVFGDRWSYFVLGGYFWILWGFVDRGILMTLENHMPDNLFIKQKSVV
- a CDS encoding glycosyltransferase, which gives rise to MIDILDTDLAGTENQLIKMINGLDKKIFQVQLICLADHPWFKANGSSLDCSSRIFEIRQFKKPYSYMNFLRLVSFFRDDRPDILHTFFPVSNIVGVLAARLAGVRNIISSRRDYGEWMNGSYLFSTKIANRFVKRVIANSNMVKRLTLEREGIPDERVEVIYNGIDADLFKGIKRDNHLKSQLNIPENHKVVGIVANFRPMKHHETFVKAANEVLKHRNDVIFILVGSGPSQENTRNLAASLQILPYLRFVGQQKEIIPYLSIMEIGVNCSEAEGLSNAIMEYMAAGIPCVVSKSGGNPDLIIHDIHGYTFALDDYQTLARHILKLLNDEMTMEKLGTKAREKIRNEMSLDVMLYSYQKLYQRLADG
- a CDS encoding oligosaccharide flippase family protein, which translates into the protein MSSVKTFFFHYSHFLTGQALSLLVGLASFPILTRILSREEYGMLGLVTTTMFVVVAIAKAGLSDGIVRFYKEYDSTPEERDIFSSTVVIRGLVFSLSTVFLYIVIFLTVRKFLNVDIKYVVCFMIMSGYFLLRPLNVIILNILRVTGRTIFFNFINLLGKITAVVCSLLLLLYIIGAFYGYFIGLVLSELFVSIILFYWFFTHYKIVLSKVSGSLAMSLVKFGLPLLITELSYLLLSYADRYLIAAYQGVDDLGIYSVGYNVASYISDMMMFSLSYAVVPIYVALYQKEGRERTEEFLSKCMHYLLVAIIPICIGYTLVSRDLLVTLASKRYLEAAQFSPIILFGSFFLGMNNILNAGLYLGKKTRVILAIMLTAVIVNIILNLFLLPVYGIMGSAVATLAACMLSSALTYMFSHNHLTIRVNLKPIAYHLALSAVMFLVVRQIVIDEVWINLFVKVAAGLLIISFGVFFIEKDIRLKVLSMLPLK